In Herbaspirillum sp. WKF16, one genomic interval encodes:
- a CDS encoding NUDIX domain-containing protein translates to MDAHLKETQKDSSQVYDGHFLKVQQDTIVLPDGKEAVREYIKHPGAVAVLPLFDDGSVLMERQFRYPLDRVFIEFPAGKIDPGEDTLECAKRELKEETGYTASEWQYVCTIHNAIAYSDERLLLYVARGLKEGARKLDDGEFLDIYKAPLSELLEQVRNGQITDVKTVIGVFWLEKIVSGTWTPPPQPQP, encoded by the coding sequence ATGGACGCCCACCTGAAAGAGACTCAGAAAGACAGCAGCCAGGTCTACGACGGCCACTTCCTCAAAGTGCAGCAAGACACCATCGTCCTGCCCGACGGCAAGGAGGCGGTGCGTGAATACATCAAGCATCCCGGCGCGGTCGCCGTGCTGCCGCTGTTCGACGACGGCAGCGTGCTGATGGAGCGCCAGTTCCGCTATCCGCTGGACCGCGTGTTCATCGAATTCCCGGCCGGGAAGATCGACCCGGGCGAAGACACGCTCGAATGCGCCAAGCGCGAGCTGAAGGAAGAGACCGGCTACACGGCCAGCGAGTGGCAATACGTCTGCACCATCCACAACGCCATCGCCTATTCGGACGAGCGGCTGCTGCTCTACGTTGCGCGCGGCCTGAAGGAGGGGGCGCGCAAGCTGGACGACGGCGAATTCCTCGACATCTACAAGGCGCCGTTGTCCGAGCTGCTGGAGCAGGTGCGCAACGGCCAGATCACCGATGTCAAGACGGTGATCGGCGTGTTCTGGCTGGAGAAGATCGTCAGCGGCACGTGGACGCCGCCGCCCCAGCCCCAGCCCTGA
- a CDS encoding DUF2818 family protein: MNVSLFSGLVILLAAFAANLPFFNQQLFALVPLRKEQGWVKPIWVRLVELLAMYFAVGIVAHFLEAGIGNVFSQGWEFYAITGCLFLVLAYPGYVLRYLCKRHA, encoded by the coding sequence GTGAACGTTTCCCTCTTCAGCGGGTTGGTAATCCTGTTGGCCGCATTCGCGGCCAATTTGCCTTTCTTCAACCAGCAGCTGTTCGCGCTGGTCCCGCTGCGCAAGGAGCAGGGCTGGGTCAAGCCGATCTGGGTGCGCCTGGTCGAACTGCTGGCGATGTACTTCGCCGTCGGCATCGTCGCCCATTTCCTTGAGGCCGGCATCGGCAACGTCTTTTCGCAGGGCTGGGAATTTTATGCGATCACCGGATGTCTGTTCCTGGTGCTGGCCTATCCCGGCTACGTGCTGCGCTACCTGTGCAAGCGGCACGCCTGA